In Nasonia vitripennis strain AsymCx chromosome 2, Nvit_psr_1.1, whole genome shotgun sequence, a genomic segment contains:
- the LOC100122685 gene encoding uncharacterized protein LOC100122685 — MKSFKLVHLLLLLFLLSWDEVSCLCSLDQTTAARCHDLEDARYIETYHLHTLRAPSYSRVLAPGNFRNLTSLRHLDLSGGRIESIESGSFAKLGSLQTLNLAENKLRHLEAGAFDGLKHVHSLRLGNNAIRQLPSALMSLKELRLLDLSSNPLNCNCPSLKLRDALLARGVKISKKTTCAEPASVKHASILKPDTKMTCLFEKQDEEMQADQPIDEGSGEAEPINEEDETLDEAEKDLDVEEKDVEQPEIGENEAETLPPASSPEPSSSVEPAEVSSSEDLSVTTIASRDDITFDDTEREATTSIPVEEKNASDEPIVSSSSETVPEGVMDDLVYAVAEKKNTTDVPIVSSSSTKPEKTDEIIVPDVGSGETDADVDEGSGSEGSGMIARMPAIDFNETGAGPEEEEVQISPSSTTSTSTTTEGSIWGGWNLGSVLSNLNPFGSSETTEQPQSPEKSAEEEIKEDGFIPAGQEPPKPEVFDVVEDPVLPPKIVVPDEALKQSPRTLEAPKEVVAVEETNDLTGPEMSTESKKGMGSYIVLAALLAILAGLIGIAAYKGDFCRKKRKRNDVERGTELKDMQRSLLEQNAGAVPPKIQANGNTMENVPLMTCAPPEEPKDNQRSYDITPTAPLTNGNGRAVGVTQDTSDPVKPPRKGQEIEAPLNGLNPPMEAIDAVDDPRTSLHSNCSDELLQNGGDYDGEGPPLSPGAQRVKITMQDNPDSVPKTPILITRLKGGENLVKTP, encoded by the coding sequence ATGAAGTCGTTCAAGCTGGTCCACCTACTGCTCCTGCTCTTCCTTCTCAGCTGGGACGAGGTCAGCTGCCTGTGCTCCCTGGACCAGACAACCGCGGCGAGATGCCACGACCTCGAAGACGCCCGCTACATCGAGACCTACCACCTGCACACGCTCCGAGCGCCCTCCTACTCTAGGGTCCTCGCGCCCGGCAACTTTCGCAACCTGACGAGTCTGCGCCACCTCGACCTATCCGGCGGTCGGATCGAGAGCATCGAGAGCGGCAGCTTCGCCAAGCTCGGCTCCCTGCAGACCCTCAACCTCGCCGAGAACAAGCTCAGGCATCTGGAGGCAGGCGCCTTCGACGGACTCAAGCACGTGCACAGCCTCAGGCTCGGCAACAACGCCATCAGGCAGCTGCCCTCCGCCCTGATGAGTCTCAAGGAGCTGAGGCTCCTCGACCTGTCGAGCAATCCGCTGAACTGCAACTGCCCGAGCTTGAAGCTCAGAGATGCGCTGCTGGCCAGGGGGGTCAAGATATCCAAGAAGACCACCTGCGCCGAGCCGGCCTCCGTCAAGCACGCCTCGATCCTCAAGCCCGACACGAAGATGACCTGTCTGTTTGAGAAGCAGGACGAGGAGATGCAGGCCGACCAACCGATCGACGAGGGATCCGGAGAGGCTGAGCCCATCAACGAGGAGGACGAGACCCTGGACGAAGCCGAGAAGGATCTCGACGTGGAGGAGAAGGACGTGGAGCAGCCCGAGATCGGTGAGAACGAAGCCGAGACGCTGCCCCCGGCTTCCTCTCCCGAGCCGAGCTCCTCGGTCGAACCAGCCGAAGTTTCGTCGAGCGAGGACCTGTCGGTCACGACCATCGCCTCGAGAGACGACATCACGTTCGACGACACCGAGAGGGAAGCCACGACCTCGATACCCGTCGAGGAGAAGAACGCCAGCGACGAGCCGATCGTCTCGTCCAGCTCGGAGACTGTACCCGAGGGCGTCATGGATGACCTTGTCTACGCCGTCGCCGAGAAGAAGAATACCACCGACGTGCCGATCGTCTCGTCCAGCTCGACGAAGCCCGAGAAAACCGACGAGATCATTGTGCCGGACGTGGGCTCCGGTGAGACCGACGCCGACGTGGACGAAGGCTCCGGATCCGAAGGCTCCGGTATGATCGCCCGGATGCCCGCCATCGACTTTAACGAGACCGGCGCGGGCcccgaggaggaggaggttcAGATCAGCCCATCCTCGACCACGTCCACCTCGACGACGACCGAGGGCTCCATCTGGGGTGGCTGGAACTTGGGCAGCGTCTTGAGCAACTTGAATCCCTTCGGCTCGTCCGAGACGACGGAACAGCCTCAGTCCCCGGAGAAGAGCGCCGAAGAGGAAATCAAGGAGGACGGCTTCATCCCAGCGGGGCAAGAGCCTCCCAAGCCTGAGGTCTTCGACGTGGTCGAGGATCCCGTACTCCCGCCAAAAATCGTCGTGCCGGACGAGGCGCTGAAGCAGAGCCCCAGGACTCTGGAGGCGCCCAAGGAAGTCGTGGCCGTGGAGGAAACGAACGACCTGACCGGTCCCGAGATGTCCACCGAGTCCAAGAAGGGCATGGGATCTTACATCGTGCTAGCGGCTCTACTGGCGATCCTCGCCGGTCTGATCGGTATCGCCGCCTACAAGGGTGACTTCTGCCGGAAGAAGCGGAAACGCAATGACGTCGAGCGCGGCACCGAGCTCAAGGACATGCAGCGCTCACTCCTCGAACAAAACGCCGGGGCCGTACCGCCCAAGATCCAGGCCAACGGCAACACCATGGAGAACGTGCCTCTGATGACCTGCGCTCCACCTGAGGAACCCAAGGACAACCAGCGCAGCTACGACATCACCCCGACGGCGCCGCTCACCAACGGCAACGGCAGAGCCGTTGGCGTCACCCAGGACACCAGTGACCCGGTCAAACCACCCAGGAAAGGCCAGGAGATCGAGGCTCCTCTCAACGGACTGAACCCACCCATGGAAGCCATCGACGCCGTCGACGACCCCAGGACGAGTCTGCACAGCAACTGCTCTGACGAGCTGCTGCAGAATGGTGGGGACTACGACGGCGAGGGGCCACCTCTCAGTCCCGGCGCGCAGCGCGTCAAGATCACGATGCAGGACAACCCCGACAGCGTACCCAAGACGCCGATCCTCATCACGCGGCTCAAGGGCGGCGAGAACCTAGTCAAGACGCCCTGA
- the LOC100122673 gene encoding chondroadherin-like protein isoform X1 — protein sequence MAEETLGKSAVSWLVVVLLLLLEVKARGCPARCQCDLVHVPRTVNCAGLGLQAFPENISDVVEHLDLSGNLLTELPAEVNRLTELQHLNLARNKLSSLPANLRGLGNLRKLDLSENALKDPQPDLAGITHLARLKTLYLAGNPLTELDGLKNAALQFLSADSCGIERLKNTSLSGLPELTKLSLSGNPLKDIKDPYSLKLKGLDLSKCQLKVLSPRAFQGFPELIDLRLAENPTLVYSTRYETLRHQKLQKIDVSRCDLDRPGLHGFPSLTYARLSSNSIRMLPDRIFAKNRELTHLFLDYNHLERLNRSTFANLLRLQVLDLSANGLKAVPSMAFRDNIELQFLNLSDNYMVDFPKLSTSVISLDLSANLISRVDPNSLSGTPSLYHLNLSKNLIDEMPSGLDSGTLRNLILRRNRITSLENVSLSGLPELEKLDLSGNMLTKGVTPEIFFDNPNLRHLYLHDNPWICDCTQLYPGYMFLTSLAAKTETLICHSPKNVTGFSWKLACANEWKREILHKSNNKTWGLILVSLLTVVVLTGTIISIRHSMKLKRQSRNQRLEVERAEVRERLRLLQRRFVPSQRLQEELREVASEPRIHPMELIGPPSYEEAVTMPRLARSLDALDTVTTNSRSTTVIRMTGSSESLRAGKKRCRPRRLRSQSEDNLTRREMRRQERLRRARETGPTAGQNDNVDNRQEDDPDDKEGRSRNRPPTPTAAKRKSIRRMSTRNGTSTDDEDSEGGGEAGGRRIGRTVIRHLDREPRSGYRPSTDGDS from the exons GTGGAGCACCTGGACCTGTCGGGTAACCTGCTTACGGAGCTGCCCGCGGAGGTGAATCGGCTTACGGAGCTCCAGCACCTCAATTTGGCGCGCAACAAATTAAGCTCCTTGCCAGCGAATCTACGGGGCCTGGGCAATTTGCGCAAGCTCGACCTAAGCGAGAACGCGCTGAAGGATCCCCAGCCGGATCTCGCTGGGATCACTCACCTGGCACGACTGAAGACGCTCTATCTCGCGGGCAATCCCTTGACCGAGCTCGACGGTCTCAAAAACGCGGCGCTGCAGTTCCTCAGCGCTGACTCGTGCG GCATCGAGAGGCTTAAAAATACATCATTGTCGGGTCTACCGGAGCTTACGAAGTTGAGTTTGTCCGGCAACCCGCTGAAAGACATCAAGGATCCTTACAGTCTGAAGCTGAAAGGGCTCGATCTCTCGAAATGCCAATTGAAAGTCTTGAGTCCACGCGCGTTTCAGGGCTTTCCGGAGCTTATTGATCTGCGCTTGGCCGAAAATCCGACCTTGGTATATAGCACTAG ATACGAGACGCTGCGTCACCAGAAGCTTCAAAAGATCGACGTTTCTCGTTGTGATCTGGACCGACCTGGTCTCCATGGCTTTCCATCCCTGACCTACGCCAGATTATCCAGCAACTCGATTCGAATGCTGCCCGATCGAATCTTCGCCAAGAACCGCGAACTGACTCATCTCTTTCTCGACTACAACCACCTCGAGCGCCTGAACAGGAGCACCTTCGCTAACCTCCTGCGACTTCAGGTCCTCGATCTCTCGGCGAACGGCCTCAAAGCCGTGCCATCTATGGCGTTCCGTGACAACATCGAACTGCAGTTTCTGAATCTTTCGGACAACTACATGGTCGATTTTCCGAAACTGTCCACCTCGGTGATCAGTCTGGATCTCTCGGCTAATCTGATAAGCAGAGTTGATCCAAACAGTTTATCGGGGACCCCGAGCCTGTACCATTTGAATTTGAGCAAGAATCTTATTGACGAGATGCCCAGTGGCTTAGATTCGGGGACTTTGAGGAATCTGATCCTGAGGAGGAACAGGATCACGTCGTTGGAGAACGTTAGCCTGAGTGGTCTTCCTGAATTAGAAAAGTTAGATCTTTCTG GAAACATGTTGACCAAAGGCGTGACACCAGAAATATTCTTCGACAATCCCAATCTGCGCCATCTCTATTTGCACGACAATCCCTGGATATGCGACTGCACACAACTCTATCCAGGTTACATGTTTCTGACCAGTTTGGCGGCTAAAACAGAAACGCTGATATGTCATAGTCCGAAAAACGTGACAGGCTTTTCCTGGAAGCTTGCCTGCGCCAACGAATGGAAAAGAGAGATTCTGCACAAAAGCAATAACAAAACCTGGGGACTCATCCTCGTGAGTCTTCTGACCGTGGTCGTGCTCACGGGCACGATTATCTCGATAAGACATTCGATGAAATTAAAGAGACAATCGAGAAACCAAAGACTGGAAGTTGAGAGAGCCGAAGTCAGAGAGAGATTAAGACTTTTGCAAAGGAGGTTTGTACC AAGCCAACGACTACAGGAGGAACTGCGAGAGGTCGCCTCGGAGCCGCGTATCCATCCCATGGAACTGATCGGACCTCCGAGTTACGAGGAAGCGGTGACGATGCCGCGTCTAGCTCGTTCCCTCGATGCCCTGGATACCGTGACCACCAATAGCCGCAGTACGACGGTCATCCGGATGACCGGTTCGTCGGAGAGTCTTCGAGCTGGTAAGAAACGATGCAGACCTCGTCGGTTGCGTTCCCAAAGCGAGGACAACCTGACGCGACGAGAGATGCGTCGTCAGGAACGTCTGAGACGAGCCAGAGAAACGGGTCCTACAGCTGGACAGAACGACAACGTTGATAACAGACAAGAGGATGACCCGGATGACAAAGAAGGCAGGTCTAGGAATAGACCTCCTACACCCACGGCTGCCAAAAGGAAGAGCATCAGAAGGATGTCGACGAGAAATGGAACTTCGACTGACGACGAGGACTCGGAAGGTGGAGGTGAAGCTGGAGGAAGAAGAATCGGAAGGACGGTTATAAGGCATTTGGACAGGGAGCCCAGAAGCGGATACAGACCCTCCACAGACGGCGATAGCTGA
- the LOC100122673 gene encoding chondroadherin-like protein isoform X2: protein MAEETLGKSAVSWLVVVLLLLLEVKARGCPARCQCDLVHVPRTVNCAGLGLQAFPENISDVVEHLDLSGNLLTELPAEVNRLTELQHLNLARNKLSSLPANLRGLGNLRKLDLSENALKDPQPDLAGITHLARLKTLYLAGNPLTELDGLKNAALQFLSADSCGIERLKNTSLSGLPELTKLSLSGNPLKDIKDPYSLKLKGLDLSKCQLKVLSPRAFQGFPELIDLRLAENPTLVYSTRYETLRHQKLQKIDVSRCDLDRPGLHGFPSLTYARLSSNSIRMLPDRIFAKNRELTHLFLDYNHLERLNRSTFANLLRLQVLDLSANGLKAVPSMAFRDNIELQFLNLSDNYMVDFPKLSTSVISLDLSANLISRVDPNSLSGTPSLYHLNLSKNLIDEMPSGLDSGTLRNLILRRNRITSLENVSLSGLPELEKLDLSGNMLTKGVTPEIFFDNPNLRHLYLHDNPWICDCTQLYPGYMFLTSLAAKTETLICHSPKNVTGFSWKLACANEWKREILHKSNNKTWGLILVSLLTVVVLTGTIISIRHSMKLKRQSRNQRLEVERAEVRERLRLLQRRSQRLQEELREVASEPRIHPMELIGPPSYEEAVTMPRLARSLDALDTVTTNSRSTTVIRMTGSSESLRAGKKRCRPRRLRSQSEDNLTRREMRRQERLRRARETGPTAGQNDNVDNRQEDDPDDKEGRSRNRPPTPTAAKRKSIRRMSTRNGTSTDDEDSEGGGEAGGRRIGRTVIRHLDREPRSGYRPSTDGDS from the exons GTGGAGCACCTGGACCTGTCGGGTAACCTGCTTACGGAGCTGCCCGCGGAGGTGAATCGGCTTACGGAGCTCCAGCACCTCAATTTGGCGCGCAACAAATTAAGCTCCTTGCCAGCGAATCTACGGGGCCTGGGCAATTTGCGCAAGCTCGACCTAAGCGAGAACGCGCTGAAGGATCCCCAGCCGGATCTCGCTGGGATCACTCACCTGGCACGACTGAAGACGCTCTATCTCGCGGGCAATCCCTTGACCGAGCTCGACGGTCTCAAAAACGCGGCGCTGCAGTTCCTCAGCGCTGACTCGTGCG GCATCGAGAGGCTTAAAAATACATCATTGTCGGGTCTACCGGAGCTTACGAAGTTGAGTTTGTCCGGCAACCCGCTGAAAGACATCAAGGATCCTTACAGTCTGAAGCTGAAAGGGCTCGATCTCTCGAAATGCCAATTGAAAGTCTTGAGTCCACGCGCGTTTCAGGGCTTTCCGGAGCTTATTGATCTGCGCTTGGCCGAAAATCCGACCTTGGTATATAGCACTAG ATACGAGACGCTGCGTCACCAGAAGCTTCAAAAGATCGACGTTTCTCGTTGTGATCTGGACCGACCTGGTCTCCATGGCTTTCCATCCCTGACCTACGCCAGATTATCCAGCAACTCGATTCGAATGCTGCCCGATCGAATCTTCGCCAAGAACCGCGAACTGACTCATCTCTTTCTCGACTACAACCACCTCGAGCGCCTGAACAGGAGCACCTTCGCTAACCTCCTGCGACTTCAGGTCCTCGATCTCTCGGCGAACGGCCTCAAAGCCGTGCCATCTATGGCGTTCCGTGACAACATCGAACTGCAGTTTCTGAATCTTTCGGACAACTACATGGTCGATTTTCCGAAACTGTCCACCTCGGTGATCAGTCTGGATCTCTCGGCTAATCTGATAAGCAGAGTTGATCCAAACAGTTTATCGGGGACCCCGAGCCTGTACCATTTGAATTTGAGCAAGAATCTTATTGACGAGATGCCCAGTGGCTTAGATTCGGGGACTTTGAGGAATCTGATCCTGAGGAGGAACAGGATCACGTCGTTGGAGAACGTTAGCCTGAGTGGTCTTCCTGAATTAGAAAAGTTAGATCTTTCTG GAAACATGTTGACCAAAGGCGTGACACCAGAAATATTCTTCGACAATCCCAATCTGCGCCATCTCTATTTGCACGACAATCCCTGGATATGCGACTGCACACAACTCTATCCAGGTTACATGTTTCTGACCAGTTTGGCGGCTAAAACAGAAACGCTGATATGTCATAGTCCGAAAAACGTGACAGGCTTTTCCTGGAAGCTTGCCTGCGCCAACGAATGGAAAAGAGAGATTCTGCACAAAAGCAATAACAAAACCTGGGGACTCATCCTCGTGAGTCTTCTGACCGTGGTCGTGCTCACGGGCACGATTATCTCGATAAGACATTCGATGAAATTAAAGAGACAATCGAGAAACCAAAGACTGGAAGTTGAGAGAGCCGAAGTCAGAGAGAGATTAAGACTTTTGCAAAGGAG AAGCCAACGACTACAGGAGGAACTGCGAGAGGTCGCCTCGGAGCCGCGTATCCATCCCATGGAACTGATCGGACCTCCGAGTTACGAGGAAGCGGTGACGATGCCGCGTCTAGCTCGTTCCCTCGATGCCCTGGATACCGTGACCACCAATAGCCGCAGTACGACGGTCATCCGGATGACCGGTTCGTCGGAGAGTCTTCGAGCTGGTAAGAAACGATGCAGACCTCGTCGGTTGCGTTCCCAAAGCGAGGACAACCTGACGCGACGAGAGATGCGTCGTCAGGAACGTCTGAGACGAGCCAGAGAAACGGGTCCTACAGCTGGACAGAACGACAACGTTGATAACAGACAAGAGGATGACCCGGATGACAAAGAAGGCAGGTCTAGGAATAGACCTCCTACACCCACGGCTGCCAAAAGGAAGAGCATCAGAAGGATGTCGACGAGAAATGGAACTTCGACTGACGACGAGGACTCGGAAGGTGGAGGTGAAGCTGGAGGAAGAAGAATCGGAAGGACGGTTATAAGGCATTTGGACAGGGAGCCCAGAAGCGGATACAGACCCTCCACAGACGGCGATAGCTGA